The Filimonas lacunae genomic sequence TTATGGCTAAATATGTGTGTGAAAGTCCACCGGTTCCCGGTAATTATGGTATCATCCAGGTGTATAAACGCCAGGGTGTTACCATTGCCCGTGTGCGTAACCCTTTGTGCGGGAAACGTGTGCAAACCGCTCCGGAATTTGCCGGCACCCGTAAATATGCTCAATTATTAGCTATTGCTTCGCCTTTGGCATCAGCTGTACACCAGGCTTTGCCAGCCAACCGTCAGCGCTCACATTATCAACAGCTGGCAGGTAAGGCTATTCAATGGTTAAAGGAGGGTAAAAGTGAAGTGGAGGTGCGTGTGTTGTTACAGGAAGCGGCTGAGGACATTCGTAGTGTATTGCAGCCGCAGCGTTTGAAAACAGGGAAGGCCAGGCGAAGTGTGAGAAAGAAAAGCGTGTTTAATAACCGCGTAGCAGTTATACCTTTTGCAAAGGTATCAAAAGTACATTACAGCAGAGAATTGCAACGGGGACAGAGTTCCTGTATGATGAAACTGCAAGTGTAGCCTGATAGTAGCAGGAGGGGCAGCTATTGTGCAAAATAATATGAATTTTTATCTGTTTTGATTAATGATGCCTAATGATGGAATACTCTAACCCACATACTATAGAACTTATTCCTGTTATTGAAAAATGGTGGCATAATGATCAACTGACTTCGCCTGATGGCTCCCTTTCTGAGGTGCCGGCAAAGTGGGAGCTATATAATCAGCAGGCAGCTGTGCTAGCGGGTTATACAACTCCATGGGTGCCATATAGCGAAGGACATCATTTATACAGGTTTTCGGATTTTACGGACAATAATCTTGTCAAATTTATTCAGGAACATATTGGCGAAACGCTGGATGATGGTGGTGAATGGGATGATATAAGAGTATTCAATGGTGGATTTGTTTTAAGGGTAGGCAATGAAGATCGCTTATTTCCAGGGTGCTGCTCTGATTTATTAAACATACACGACTGGGAAGATTTGGAAAACTGCCAGGAAGGATATAGTTTTTTTAATGGTCATCCTGAACCTTATGTATCACAGAATATTGAATCCGTTACCATTGATTTGTCAAGAACGGATGAAAAAAGCTCTTATCATGGTACTGCTTCTCCTAAAATAATATTGAACAAGGTATTATTGAGAGAAGCTATTGTGCAGGCTAAGAAGAAATTGCAGGCATTTGCCGAAAGATTGAGTAATCTGGAACAAGCGCATCAGTTAGGAATCCCGGATATTGGGAGATTATTGGTGTGGAATGGTTAGTGATATTCGCAATGATGCCTATAAAAAACAAAGGCTGTCCTGAAAAGACAGCCTTTGTTTTTTAGACACCTTTTTATTGCTCCCTCACCAACGGCGGATGCTCGGCGGGGCTTACGATTAATGGGTATTTCTCGATGGTAACGTTGCTTTTGTTGATGCCGAAGTTGACCATTTCTTTTACGCTCAGGTTTTTGAGGTTGAAATAGCTTTTCATGATAAAACATTTCCAGAAAGGCATGGCTTTCGGGAAAGACAGGAAGGAGTCCATCAGCAGGAAACGGAAATCGCCAATCTTAGTATCCTGGTAGCATTGCTCGTATCGATCTGAAAAATCTACTTCACTGGTTTTTACCAGTTCATTGGCTACCTGTTCAAAGTAATGATCAATCATAGGCTCTACTCTAAAGCCCAGGTTAAACTCAATAAAATAAATATCGTTACGTACAATGGTATCGGCACGGTAGGTTAAGGCATAAGGTTCGTCTACTACGTTTACATGCACAAACCAATATACATCTGCACGTTTGGGGGCTTTAGACAATATAGAGTCCATAGCGGTTTTCTCTACTTTACGGGGTGAACCGGAGGTGGTAAGATATACCAGGTTAGTAGCGTATTTAGGTATTCTTTCATCTGCACTCAGCTTCATTAACAGGGGTACATAGTCATCTATCAGCACCAGTTTGGTAAGTAGCTTTTTAATGCTACGGCCTTTATACCAGATATACATGACCAGGAATAAACCTCCACCTATCAACAACGTAATCCAGCCACCTTCTGCTATCTTTTGAAAGTTGGCTATCAAAAAAGATAGTTCTATGGCCAGGAAAGTGCCTGTGATCAGCACTACCCATACCATGGCTACCCGCTTGTAGTGCAGGTAAAAGTTAATGAGCACGGTGCTCATGATCATGGTGAGGGTAACGCTTAAACCGAAGGCTGCTTCCATACGGCTGGATTCTTCAAAATGCAGTACCATGGCTATACAACCTGCCATTAACGCCCAATTGATAAAGGGAATGTAAATCTGTCCTTTCATATTACCGGGAAATAATACTCTGTGGCGTGGCCATATATCCAGGCGGATGGCTTCATTTATTAAGGTGAAGCAACCGCTGATAAGGGCCTGGCTGGCAATGATGGTGGCCATAGTGGCAATACATAAAGAAGGCAGGTAAATAGCGTCCGGTACAATATGGTAGAAAGGACTTACCACGCCGGTTGTTTCGCCTACGTGATTGAGCAACCAGGCAGTTTGACCAGCATAACAGAGAATCAAGGTTACTTTAATATAAATCCAGCTTACACGAATGTTGTTTCTGCCGCAATGGCCCATATCGCTATATAAAGCTTCGGCACCGGTAGTACACAGGAAAATGCTACCCAGCAGCCAGAAGCCGCCTTTTGCTTTGGTAAGCATTATATAAGCATAGTAGGGGTTCAAAGCTTTTAACACACCGGGTGCCTGGCGCATGGCCATCAGGCCTAACACACCAATGAATGTAAACCAGATCACCATTACAGGGCCGAAGATCTTCCCGATCTTTTCTGTACCAAATTGCTGAAACAGGAATAGGATAACCAGGATAACGATAACAATAGGCACGGTGTTGATGTGCGGATTGATCTTTTGCAACCCTTCAATAGCCGAAGCCACCGAAATCGGGGGCGTAATAATGCCATCTGCAATGAGGAAGGCACCACCTGCCATAGCAGGAAACAGCAGCCACTTGCCCGATACGCGGCGGATAAGCGCGTACAGGGAAAAGATGCCGCCTTCGCCTTTGTTATCGGCTTGCAGCGTAATGATCACATACTTTAAAGTGGTTTGGAAAAACAACGTCCAGAAGATAGCGGATAGCGCGCCCAGGGCGATGTCTTCTGTAATAACCTTGTCGTGAAAAACAGCATTGAGGGTATACAGGGGTGAGGTACCTATGTCTCCGAATACAATACCGATAGCAATTAATAACCCTGCAGCGGTAACACGCTTGTTAAACAGGGCGGGTGAAATTGAGCTCATGTTGGGGTATGTCAGTCTATTTTTGAGGGCGGAAATTTAGGACAGAATTGTTGTTGCTACCAAATTTCTTTACAGGCGGTTTGTAAAAAATGAAGGCGCCTCATGGATGAATGAGACGCCTTTTCGTATTTATGGATCAATGGAGCAAAAACTATTTATCGGAATGAAACACCTTGTCCCATATAGTGGAACTTACGCCAAACGCTTTATCGGGGTTGGCATAATGATGTATCATGTGGTGTTTTTTCAGGGCTTTGCCAAGGCGTGATTTAAAATTGTAATGATGCAGGATATAATGCGTCATATCATATACCAGGTAGCCGGTAATAAAGCCGGTGAAAAAGGCATTATTGCTGCCTGATGGCAACACCAGGTAAAACAAACTATAAAATAACAGGGCCAGGGGGATGCTTACCGAAGGGGGCATTACCAGCCTTTTGGCATCGTTGGGGTAATCGTGATGTACCCCATGCATAATAAAATGCAGCCGTTGCCCGGCTTTGGATTTGGGCACAAAGTGAAACACAAAGCGATGCAGTATGTATTCGGTAAATGTCCAGCAAGCCAGTCCTGAAAGCGCCAGTATTACCTGGATAATAACAGCCAGGTTGCTTTGTGTATATGACAAATAAGCGGTGGTGGCAATTACCGGTATATACACAAACAGGGGCACTGAATAGTGTACTTTGGATAAGGCTTCCAGCAGGTTGTTGCTAAACATCCGTACCGATTCCCGTGAATTTGAAATATAGTTCCTCACTTTCCTTGTTTTCGGCATCGAAGGTGAGGAAAGCGGCATAGGTAGGGAATGATAAATGTCAGCAGTGTGTTTGATTTTTATCAGCTTTTGTAATGCAGTCCTTACCAGGCAAGTTATTCCCGGTGCAGGAACATATACCAGTTCCATTCCCACGTTAAGCCATTATCGGTAGAAAAAGCCTGGCTCCAGGTGGGGTGCTCCGGGTTGGTGACATCCCAGCAGAATTGCACCAGCACTTTCTGTCCCTCCCAGGTATCCCTGCCGTAAAAACGGCCTACCTGGTTTTCAAAAGATCCTGTCACCGGTGCATCTAATTTGCCGTGGTTGCTATCGGCCCAGTAAATGCTCCATAACCGGGTAACGGGGTTAAACAGGCGCACCGTCATCCCTTCAAAGGGTTTACCATCAAGGGTGGTAGTAAAGGAATCGATATTGCCAATGCCCTGTAATACTTTCCAGGCTTCCTGTTGTGCGGTAAACTCCAGCCATTGCTGGTTGTTGCTGAGGCGTGCAGCCAGTTTTTTATTGTGTACCTGCCATTTGCCTGCAATAAAGTCAAAATCGGTTGCCGAAGAGCTGGCAGAAGGGGCGATAACCGGCTGGCCGGTAGTGTTGAACGATAGCTGCTGCATGATAGATGGTTTGTACAGGCAAAGTAAAAATGGCGGGGTGACAACCCTATGTCAGTGGAGAAAGCCGGGTATAAAATATTCTGTAATAATTTTTACCACTGGTTATGGCGGCAAGGATATAATGAATAATATTGTAATTGTAACACTTTGACTACCCCTATATGCTGCTTATATCATCCAATGATGTGCTGGAAGCCGAGATTGCTAAAGTGCCGGGTAAACCTGCGGTGCTGGAAGTGTTGTGGGATGGCGATTCGGAAGGCTGGTTTTTGTATGCTACGCTTTATTCCCTGCAAAGAAAGTTTTTCAGGAACAAAATGCTCATTCACCGTTTAGGGGTCATACGTTTTAATGGCGATCATAGCCAGTTTAACGGTACCACTCCTGACTGGCCCGAAGCAGCTTATGCCGTTATACTGGGCAGGCAAATGGCGGAAAAATATGATCTTACCTTTTATTTCCCTTCAGAAAAAGAGCCGGAGGATAACTGCCCCGGCTGGATGCAAAGGCACAAGGGGGTATCCTGTGCCGATTGCAATAAATTAATTCTGCCTGTAGTGGCTCCTGACTTGCCCAGGAACATTTGCTACAATTGTTATTTAAAGAAAGAGTACAGGAATAAGCGATAATAAGTGGATTATTCAGTGGCCGGGGTTATGAGGAATTGTAGTTTACTTTCTGACAAGGTAATGTCCAGTGTAAGCGGTTGCTCTGCTATCAG encodes the following:
- a CDS encoding sterol desaturase family protein, with product MRNYISNSRESVRMFSNNLLEALSKVHYSVPLFVYIPVIATTAYLSYTQSNLAVIIQVILALSGLACWTFTEYILHRFVFHFVPKSKAGQRLHFIMHGVHHDYPNDAKRLVMPPSVSIPLALLFYSLFYLVLPSGSNNAFFTGFITGYLVYDMTHYILHHYNFKSRLGKALKKHHMIHHYANPDKAFGVSSTIWDKVFHSDK
- a CDS encoding KUP/HAK/KT family potassium transporter, whose protein sequence is MSSISPALFNKRVTAAGLLIAIGIVFGDIGTSPLYTLNAVFHDKVITEDIALGALSAIFWTLFFQTTLKYVIITLQADNKGEGGIFSLYALIRRVSGKWLLFPAMAGGAFLIADGIITPPISVASAIEGLQKINPHINTVPIVIVILVILFLFQQFGTEKIGKIFGPVMVIWFTFIGVLGLMAMRQAPGVLKALNPYYAYIMLTKAKGGFWLLGSIFLCTTGAEALYSDMGHCGRNNIRVSWIYIKVTLILCYAGQTAWLLNHVGETTGVVSPFYHIVPDAIYLPSLCIATMATIIASQALISGCFTLINEAIRLDIWPRHRVLFPGNMKGQIYIPFINWALMAGCIAMVLHFEESSRMEAAFGLSVTLTMIMSTVLINFYLHYKRVAMVWVVLITGTFLAIELSFLIANFQKIAEGGWITLLIGGGLFLVMYIWYKGRSIKKLLTKLVLIDDYVPLLMKLSADERIPKYATNLVYLTTSGSPRKVEKTAMDSILSKAPKRADVYWFVHVNVVDEPYALTYRADTIVRNDIYFIEFNLGFRVEPMIDHYFEQVANELVKTSEVDFSDRYEQCYQDTKIGDFRFLLMDSFLSFPKAMPFWKCFIMKSYFNLKNLSVKEMVNFGINKSNVTIEKYPLIVSPAEHPPLVREQ